The segment GCGCCCCAAAGGGCAGGCCCGACAACATATCCATCACCAGGCCGCAGACCAACGCCCAGACCGTGCCCTCGCGATAGCCGCGCAGAAGGCTCCAGATGGCCACCAGGACCAGGATGAGGTCTGGATACAGGCCGGCGATGCGCAGGAAGGGGACCAGCGTGGACTGGGCGATGCCCAGCAGTATCAGCGCAGGAACCAGCAGATAATACCAGGGACTCATCGAGGCATCCCCATCGTGCTACGGCCCTGCCGTGCCGGGCGCCGGCTCCAGCCCCTCCAGGCCCAGGGGCACGAAATTGGTGATGATCAACACCACCTCCAGCCGGTCAAAATCCACCGTGGGCCGCAGTATCGCCTGCTGAAACATCTCATAATCCTTCTGGCGAATCTCGATGACCTGGCCGATGACCAACTGCCGGGGGAACCCTCCGCCGGCCCCCGAGGTCAGCACCACGTCACCGACTGCCACCACGTCCTGGCCCTGCGGGAGATAGTCCAGCACCAGCTCGCCGCCCGGCCGGCCCTTCACCACGCCGGTGGCCCGAGTGCGCTGGACCAGCGCGCTGACCGCACTGCTGGTATCAATAATGAGCCGAACCTTGGAAAGCGTGGGATAGACCGTCTCCACCCGCCCGACCAGGCCGCGTTCAGTGACCACGGGCATGCCGGCCTGAATGCCGTCGTTGGAGCCGGCCGCGATCAAGATAAACTGGGAGATGTTATCCGGCTGGCGGCCGACCACGCGGGTGCGCACTTCGGCGGCCTTGAAGGTGTGCCCCGGGCTGGATTGGGCGAAGTCCAACAGCCGGCGGAGAATCTCATTCTCCGCCTCCACCTCTTTGAGACGCACGTTCTCCACCGCGAGCTGGTTCACCAGCTCGACAAGCTGTTGATTGCGCTGCCGCAGGTCCCGCAGATCGCGCGCTGTCTGCACCAGGTCCGAGACGCCCTCCCCAATCCCCACGAAGGCCGACTGGACCGGCTCAAACA is part of the Anaerolineae bacterium genome and harbors:
- the mreC gene encoding rod shape-determining protein MreC, with the protein product MKRWRGYSLWMVVLGALLILGIVLDRIGLLNPAEGGVFRVFEPVQSAFVGIGEGVSDLVQTARDLRDLRQRNQQLVELVNQLAVENVRLKEVEAENEILRRLLDFAQSSPGHTFKAAEVRTRVVGRQPDNISQFILIAAGSNDGIQAGMPVVTERGLVGRVETVYPTLSKVRLIIDTSSAVSALVQRTRATGVVKGRPGGELVLDYLPQGQDVVAVGDVVLTSGAGGGFPRQLVIGQVIEIRQKDYEMFQQAILRPTVDFDRLEVVLIITNFVPLGLEGLEPAPGTAGP